In the genome of Streptomyces pactum, one region contains:
- a CDS encoding cystathionine gamma-lyase, with translation MNGDGTRAVRAGLPEPETYRPTLPGPVFTAHYHLHGDDDPATGPYTYGRDANPTWTLLERALGELESPDAEAETVVFASGMAAISAVLFSQLRQGDAVVLPDDGYNLLARLRERLTGYGIEVRTAPTAGDAQLRVLDGAKLLWLETPSNPGLDVCDIRHLSDAAHAQGALVAVDNTLATPLGQRPLALGADFSVASGTKALTGHGDVLLGYVTTRDPELAASVRLWRKTVGAIPGPMEAWLAHRSLATLHLRVDRQATNALAVAEALRDRPEVSGLRHPGLPEDPSHRQAVAQMRGRYGCVVSFALPDRDHARRFLGALRLVDDATSFGGVRSTAERRGRWGGDAVPEGFIRFSAGAEDPDDLVADVLGALDEAARG, from the coding sequence ATGAACGGCGACGGAACCAGGGCCGTGCGGGCCGGACTGCCCGAACCCGAGACGTACCGGCCCACCCTCCCGGGGCCGGTCTTCACCGCCCACTACCACCTGCACGGTGACGACGACCCGGCCACCGGCCCGTACACCTACGGCCGGGACGCCAACCCCACCTGGACGCTGCTGGAGCGGGCCCTGGGCGAACTGGAGTCCCCGGACGCCGAGGCCGAGACGGTGGTCTTCGCCTCCGGGATGGCCGCCATCTCCGCCGTCCTCTTCTCCCAGCTGCGCCAGGGCGACGCCGTGGTGCTCCCGGACGACGGCTACAACCTCCTCGCCCGGCTTCGGGAGCGGCTCACCGGCTACGGCATCGAGGTGCGCACCGCACCCACCGCCGGCGACGCGCAACTGCGGGTGCTGGACGGGGCCAAGCTGCTGTGGCTGGAAACCCCCTCCAACCCGGGGCTGGACGTCTGCGACATCCGCCACCTCTCCGACGCCGCGCACGCCCAGGGCGCACTGGTCGCCGTGGACAACACGCTCGCCACCCCGCTCGGCCAGCGCCCGCTGGCCCTGGGCGCGGACTTCTCGGTGGCCAGTGGCACCAAGGCCCTGACCGGCCACGGCGACGTACTGCTGGGCTACGTCACCACCCGGGACCCCGAGCTGGCCGCCTCGGTCCGGCTCTGGCGGAAGACCGTCGGCGCCATCCCCGGCCCCATGGAGGCGTGGCTGGCCCACCGCTCGCTCGCCACGCTCCACCTGCGGGTGGACCGGCAGGCGACCAACGCGCTCGCCGTGGCGGAGGCGCTGCGCGACCGGCCGGAGGTGAGCGGGCTGCGCCACCCCGGCCTGCCCGAGGACCCGTCCCACCGCCAGGCGGTGGCGCAGATGCGCGGCCGGTACGGATGCGTGGTCTCCTTCGCCCTCCCCGACCGCGACCACGCCCGGCGGTTCCTCGGGGCGCTGCGCCTGGTGGACGACGCGACCAGCTTCGGCGGGGTCCGTTCCACCGCCGAGCGGCGGGGACGCTGGGGCGGGGACGCGGTCCCGGAGGGGTTCATCCGCTTCTCCGCGGGCGCCGAGGACCCGGACGACCTCGTCGCGGACGTGCTCGGTGCCCTGGACGAGGCGGCGCGCGGGTAG